The following are from one region of the Streptomyces decoyicus genome:
- the allB gene encoding allantoinase AllB has protein sequence MSETELVLRSTRVVTPQGTRAASVVVKDGRIAAVLPHDAEAPAGARVRDFGDDVLLPGLVDTHVHVNDPGRTEWEGFWTATRAAAAGGITTLVDMPLNSLPPTTTAAHLDTKREVARSKAHIDVGFWGGAIPGNVKDLRPLHDAGVFGFKCFLSPSGVDEFPEVDQEQLAAALGEIAGFDGLLIVHAEDPGHLDAAPEPHGAKYADFLASRPRACENDAIAGLIALAKRLDARVHVLHLSSSDALPLIAAAKREGVKITVESCPHFLTLTAEEIPDGATEFKCCPPIREAANQDALWEGLADGTIDCIVSDHSPSTADLKTADFGAAWGGISSLQLGLPAIWTEARKRGHTLDDVVRWMATAPAALVGLGQKGAIEPGRDADFAVFAPDETFTVDPQALQHRNKITAYAGKTLHGVVRSTWLRGRQITDGATLTEPTGELLERPHRA, from the coding sequence GTGTCCGAAACAGAGCTGGTGCTGCGCTCCACACGCGTCGTCACCCCACAGGGGACGCGCGCGGCGTCCGTCGTCGTCAAGGACGGCAGGATCGCCGCGGTGCTGCCGCACGACGCCGAGGCTCCGGCCGGGGCGCGGGTCCGGGACTTCGGTGACGACGTCCTGCTGCCCGGCCTCGTCGACACCCACGTCCACGTCAACGACCCGGGCCGCACCGAGTGGGAGGGCTTCTGGACGGCCACCCGCGCGGCCGCGGCGGGCGGTATCACCACCCTCGTCGACATGCCGCTCAACAGCCTCCCGCCCACCACCACCGCCGCCCACCTCGACACCAAGCGCGAGGTCGCCCGCAGCAAGGCCCATATCGACGTCGGCTTCTGGGGCGGCGCCATCCCCGGCAACGTCAAGGATCTGCGTCCGCTGCACGACGCCGGCGTCTTCGGCTTCAAATGCTTTCTGTCGCCTTCCGGTGTGGACGAGTTCCCCGAGGTCGACCAGGAGCAACTGGCCGCCGCCCTCGGCGAGATCGCCGGTTTCGACGGCCTGCTGATCGTGCACGCCGAGGACCCCGGCCATCTGGACGCGGCCCCCGAGCCGCACGGCGCCAAGTACGCCGACTTCCTCGCCTCCCGCCCCCGCGCCTGCGAGAACGACGCCATCGCCGGGCTGATCGCGCTCGCCAAGCGGCTCGACGCACGGGTGCACGTCCTGCATCTGTCCTCCAGCGACGCGCTGCCGCTGATCGCCGCCGCCAAGCGCGAGGGTGTCAAGATCACCGTCGAGTCCTGCCCGCACTTCCTGACCCTGACCGCCGAGGAGATCCCGGACGGGGCAACGGAGTTCAAGTGCTGCCCGCCGATCCGTGAGGCCGCCAACCAGGACGCGCTGTGGGAGGGACTGGCCGACGGCACCATCGACTGCATCGTCTCCGACCACTCGCCCTCCACCGCCGACCTCAAGACCGCCGACTTCGGTGCGGCCTGGGGCGGCATCTCCTCCCTCCAGCTCGGCCTGCCGGCCATCTGGACCGAGGCCCGCAAGCGCGGCCACACCCTCGACGACGTCGTGCGCTGGATGGCCACCGCACCCGCGGCCCTGGTCGGCCTCGGCCAGAAGGGCGCCATCGAGCCCGGCCGGGACGCGGACTTCGCGGTCTTCGCACCCGACGAGACCTTCACCGTCGACCCGCAGGCCCTCCAGCACCGCAACAAGATCACCGCGTACGCCGGCAAGACCCTGCACGGCGTCGTACGGTCCACCTGGCTGCGCGGCCGGCAGATCACCGACGGCGCCACCCTCACCGAACCCACCGGCGAACTGCTCGAACGGCCGCACCGCGCATGA
- a CDS encoding DUF6126 family protein, which translates to MSDQTTPAAPPSAEPLPEAAPAASAYKEDTPPRGLYVRVFIYVVATHVLLAFLSFLVIVAKTR; encoded by the coding sequence GTGTCCGATCAGACCACTCCTGCCGCTCCCCCGTCAGCGGAGCCGCTCCCCGAGGCGGCACCCGCCGCCTCGGCCTACAAGGAGGACACGCCACCGCGCGGGCTGTATGTGCGCGTGTTCATCTATGTCGTGGCGACGCATGTGCTGTTGGCGTTCCTGAGCTTCCTGGTGATCGTCGCCAAAACGCGGTGA
- a CDS encoding thiaminase II/PqqC family protein has product MARLAPDAPRPTAAAVLDDAVRALVPDPGANRLVARIEAGEAPRSVFATFALEEHQVIAADRLSFQHLARRADGDPPVADFFDLLAQGETLAMKRLAGLADACGLTGRDIAEYQPRPGCQAYPSYAARLALGGEPADVAIALTANFAAWGGYCAVVEAAMRGHYAFPEEARGFFGLFAEPSPALAEKAREAVQHGLDTRQAEPATAHRYGRLLQAYELMFWNSVAD; this is encoded by the coding sequence ATGGCCCGACTTGCGCCCGATGCCCCTCGTCCGACCGCGGCCGCCGTGCTGGACGACGCGGTCCGTGCACTCGTCCCGGACCCCGGCGCCAACCGGCTGGTCGCTCGGATCGAGGCCGGTGAGGCGCCGCGCTCCGTGTTCGCCACCTTCGCCCTCGAAGAGCACCAGGTGATCGCGGCCGACCGGCTCAGCTTCCAGCATCTGGCGCGGCGGGCGGACGGCGACCCGCCCGTGGCCGACTTCTTCGATCTGCTCGCCCAGGGCGAGACGCTGGCCATGAAGCGGCTGGCCGGGCTGGCGGACGCCTGCGGGCTGACCGGACGGGACATCGCGGAGTATCAGCCGCGCCCCGGCTGCCAGGCGTACCCGTCCTATGCGGCGCGGCTCGCCCTGGGCGGTGAGCCGGCCGATGTGGCGATCGCCCTGACCGCCAACTTCGCGGCCTGGGGCGGCTATTGCGCCGTCGTCGAGGCGGCGATGCGAGGCCACTACGCCTTCCCCGAGGAGGCCCGTGGGTTCTTCGGCCTCTTCGCCGAGCCGTCACCGGCCCTCGCGGAGAAGGCGCGCGAGGCGGTGCAGCACGGCCTCGACACCCGCCAGGCGGAGCCGGCCACGGCGCACCGCTACGGCCGCCTTCTCCAGGCGTATGAACTCATGTTCTGGAACTCCGTCGCCGACTGA
- a CDS encoding beta-N-acetylglucosaminidase domain-containing protein — MHRTRTAAATAWAMALAVIPLTGMAGPPGAGGNAGHDGPGDRPAGAATRSLSPTPRSVQSRSDLVTITPSVTVVAGPDADAPALAVVEKSLKDAGADRVVRAERAPGHGQLTVYVDGAGAAQALKGLGARGSEGLPAEGYALAVGEGRIALSGKDATGTYYAAQSLRQLLPHRERPGAQVRGTAVRDWPATPLRGVIEGFYGTPWSHDARLDQLDFYGEHKMNIYVYSPKDDAYLREKWRDPYPAQQLAQIKELVDRAHERHVEFTYALSPGLSVCYSSDADLKALTAKFQTLWDIGVRTFAVPLDDISYTDWNCAADKDAFGTGGGAAGAAQAHLLNRVNQEFIATHPGAEPLQMVPTEYYDVKPSPYKKALAAKLDGNVLVEWTGVGVIAPTMTVAQARQAREVFGHRILTWDNYPVNDYVTNRLLLGPFNGREKGLPEQLAGITANPMIQPAASKLALFTVADYAWNDAAYDARASWGAAIEESAGGDARTARALRAFADAHYASSLNPKQAPELAAAIAEFGKDGQARRLDGVLRTLQDAPGVLRDRLADRGFVEDSEPWLDATHAWGVAARTALRLIEATRAGDGAKAWQLRQQIPELVKTAKSFVYVDMSGKKVPVLVADGVLDTFVEDAVAAHDEALGVVGRPKGATDLSVYQDNAVSRMTDGDDTTYFWSGAGPKTGSFVGLDLHAERPLGTVRLAMGKSGSPDDYLRHGVLEYSSDNKNWQQLAAFDRKAEVSVEPPAGTKARYVRARATQAQDSWLVVREFAVAGADAVTVAGGPPAKAGSALRSAADGDPATVYRAARAAQSGEALEYTPDAPRAARSVVVLRPQGAPAGAAKVEVRAGGAWRTLGTLSGAYTRLPAGDGAIEAVRLVWRDGAASPEVNEVILH; from the coding sequence ATGCACCGTACGCGCACCGCGGCGGCCACCGCGTGGGCCATGGCTTTGGCTGTGATCCCCCTGACGGGCATGGCGGGGCCGCCGGGCGCCGGGGGGAATGCGGGGCATGACGGCCCCGGGGACAGACCCGCAGGGGCCGCTACCCGTTCCCTCTCCCCCACGCCCCGTTCCGTTCAGAGCCGGTCCGACCTGGTCACCATCACCCCGTCCGTGACCGTCGTCGCCGGGCCGGACGCCGACGCCCCGGCGCTGGCCGTCGTCGAGAAGTCGCTCAAGGACGCCGGTGCCGACCGGGTCGTACGGGCGGAGCGGGCGCCGGGGCATGGGCAGTTGACGGTGTATGTGGACGGCGCGGGCGCGGCGCAGGCGCTGAAGGGGCTGGGGGCGCGGGGCAGCGAGGGGCTGCCCGCCGAGGGCTACGCGCTGGCCGTCGGCGAGGGGCGGATCGCCTTGTCCGGCAAGGACGCCACCGGGACGTACTACGCCGCGCAGTCGCTGCGGCAGTTGCTGCCCCACCGGGAGCGGCCGGGTGCCCAGGTGCGGGGCACCGCCGTACGGGACTGGCCTGCCACTCCGCTGCGCGGTGTCATCGAGGGCTTCTACGGAACTCCCTGGTCGCATGACGCCCGGCTCGACCAACTCGACTTCTACGGCGAGCACAAGATGAACATCTATGTGTACTCGCCGAAGGACGACGCCTATTTGCGGGAGAAGTGGCGTGACCCGTACCCCGCGCAGCAGCTGGCGCAGATCAAGGAGCTGGTGGACCGGGCGCACGAGCGGCATGTGGAGTTCACCTATGCGCTCTCCCCGGGGCTGTCCGTCTGCTACAGCTCCGACGCGGATCTCAAGGCGCTGACCGCCAAGTTCCAGACCCTGTGGGACATCGGTGTGCGGACCTTCGCGGTGCCGTTGGACGACATCAGTTACACGGACTGGAACTGCGCGGCGGACAAGGACGCCTTCGGGACCGGCGGCGGGGCGGCAGGGGCGGCGCAGGCGCATCTGCTCAATCGCGTCAATCAGGAGTTCATCGCCACGCATCCGGGCGCCGAGCCGCTCCAGATGGTGCCGACGGAGTACTACGACGTGAAGCCGTCGCCGTACAAGAAGGCGCTGGCCGCCAAGCTGGACGGGAACGTGCTGGTCGAGTGGACGGGCGTGGGGGTGATCGCGCCGACGATGACCGTCGCCCAGGCGCGGCAGGCCCGGGAGGTGTTCGGGCACCGGATCCTGACGTGGGACAACTATCCGGTCAATGACTATGTGACCAACCGGCTGTTGCTCGGGCCGTTCAACGGACGGGAGAAGGGGCTGCCGGAGCAGCTGGCGGGGATCACCGCGAACCCGATGATCCAGCCTGCCGCGTCCAAGCTCGCGCTGTTCACGGTGGCCGACTACGCGTGGAACGACGCGGCGTACGACGCCCGCGCCTCCTGGGGTGCGGCGATCGAGGAATCGGCCGGTGGCGACGCCCGTACGGCACGGGCGCTGCGGGCCTTCGCCGACGCCCATTACGCCTCGTCGCTCAACCCGAAGCAGGCACCCGAACTGGCCGCCGCCATCGCGGAGTTCGGCAAGGACGGGCAGGCGCGACGACTGGACGGGGTGCTGCGGACCCTGCAGGACGCGCCGGGGGTGCTGCGGGACCGGCTCGCCGACCGGGGGTTCGTCGAGGACAGTGAGCCATGGCTGGATGCGACCCATGCCTGGGGCGTCGCGGCCCGTACCGCCCTGCGGCTGATCGAGGCGACCAGGGCGGGTGACGGCGCGAAGGCCTGGCAACTGCGGCAGCAGATACCGGAGTTGGTGAAGACCGCCAAGTCCTTCGTGTATGTCGACATGTCGGGGAAGAAGGTCCCGGTGCTGGTGGCGGACGGGGTGCTGGACACCTTTGTCGAGGATGCGGTGGCCGCGCACGACGAGGCGCTGGGCGTCGTGGGCCGGCCGAAAGGGGCGACGGATCTGTCGGTCTACCAGGACAACGCGGTCTCCCGGATGACCGACGGTGATGACACCACGTACTTCTGGAGCGGCGCGGGACCCAAGACCGGTTCCTTCGTGGGGCTGGATCTGCATGCCGAGCGTCCGCTGGGCACCGTCCGGCTGGCGATGGGCAAGAGCGGCAGCCCGGACGACTATCTGCGGCACGGTGTCCTGGAGTACTCGTCGGACAACAAGAACTGGCAGCAACTGGCCGCGTTCGACAGGAAGGCCGAGGTCAGTGTCGAGCCGCCGGCCGGTACCAAGGCCCGGTACGTCCGCGCTCGGGCCACGCAGGCGCAGGACAGCTGGCTGGTGGTGCGGGAGTTCGCGGTGGCCGGGGCCGATGCGGTGACGGTGGCCGGCGGCCCGCCCGCGAAGGCCGGCAGTGCATTGCGGTCGGCGGCGGACGGTGACCCGGCGACCGTCTATCGCGCGGCACGGGCGGCGCAGTCCGGTGAGGCGCTGGAGTACACGCCCGACGCGCCCCGCGCGGCACGGTCCGTGGTCGTCCTGCGGCCGCAGGGCGCACCGGCCGGGGCGGCGAAGGTCGAGGTCCGTGCGGGCGGAGCCTGGCGCACGCTCGGCACGCTGTCCGGGGCCTATACGCGGCTCCCGGCGGGCGACGGGGCGATCGAGGCCGTACGCCTGGTCTGGCGGGACGGAGCGGCGTCCCCCGAGGTCAATGAGGTGATTCTGCACTGA
- a CDS encoding NCS1 family nucleobase:cation symporter-1, translated as MTTPPKPPQPDPRLFNEDLAPAPERKWGTYSIFALWMSDTHAISNYAFAASLFVLGLPAWEVFVALLAGISIVYWLMNRMGHAGHRTGVPYPVLARASWGVYGANIPALLRAIMAVAWYGIQTWLASTAVVLLTLQLAPGLEAYHHNSVLGLSTLGWTAFLVMWGLQAVLLTRGMEFIRKVQDFATGPVVWLVVLALAVYLVVKAGGDISLTRSLTGLSGTAQVEQSLIAVSLTVATFLTLVLNYADFARFTPDHRSYRRGNLIGLPVNFTAFAVVAVLVTAGTISVFGEAIYDPVKVIQKIDNPVVTVIGALAFIVATIGINVVANFVSPAYDFANLAPKYLNFKRGGMITAVLAIVVMPWKLYSSALVIQYFLGALGAFLGPLVAILLVDYYLVRRGRIDVDALFSTDARGAYFYRRGFNPKAVTAFLPAAAVSAALALVPAFDAVAPFSWIFGMGLSGGLYLLVAGRDRSATGAAPVPDEIIPSQVRAAVEEEPVVSGGVGPAGAPVPVKGS; from the coding sequence GTGACAACACCCCCGAAGCCCCCGCAGCCGGACCCGCGCCTCTTCAACGAGGACCTCGCGCCGGCCCCAGAGCGCAAATGGGGCACGTACAGCATCTTCGCGCTGTGGATGTCCGACACCCACGCCATCAGCAACTACGCCTTCGCCGCCAGTCTGTTCGTGCTGGGCCTGCCCGCATGGGAGGTGTTCGTGGCGCTGCTGGCCGGTATCTCGATCGTCTACTGGCTGATGAACCGCATGGGGCATGCGGGGCACCGGACCGGCGTTCCCTACCCGGTACTCGCCCGCGCCAGCTGGGGCGTCTACGGCGCCAACATCCCCGCCCTGCTGCGCGCGATCATGGCCGTGGCCTGGTACGGCATTCAGACCTGGCTGGCCTCGACCGCCGTGGTCCTGCTGACGCTTCAGCTCGCGCCCGGACTGGAGGCCTATCACCACAACTCGGTGCTGGGACTGTCCACCCTGGGATGGACCGCGTTCCTGGTGATGTGGGGGCTCCAGGCCGTGCTGCTGACCCGCGGGATGGAGTTCATCCGCAAGGTCCAGGACTTCGCGACCGGCCCGGTGGTCTGGCTCGTCGTCCTCGCGCTCGCGGTCTATCTGGTCGTCAAGGCCGGCGGTGACATCTCGCTGACCCGCAGCCTCACCGGTCTCAGCGGCACGGCGCAGGTCGAGCAGAGCCTGATCGCGGTCAGCCTGACCGTCGCCACGTTCCTGACGCTGGTCCTCAACTACGCCGACTTCGCCCGCTTCACGCCCGACCACCGCTCCTACCGGCGCGGCAACCTGATCGGGCTGCCGGTGAACTTCACCGCCTTCGCGGTCGTCGCCGTCCTCGTCACCGCGGGCACGATCTCGGTCTTCGGCGAGGCGATCTACGACCCGGTGAAGGTGATCCAGAAGATCGACAACCCGGTGGTCACCGTCATCGGCGCGCTGGCCTTCATCGTCGCCACCATCGGCATCAATGTCGTCGCCAACTTCGTCTCGCCCGCCTACGACTTCGCCAACCTCGCGCCGAAGTACCTGAACTTCAAGCGCGGCGGCATGATCACCGCGGTGCTGGCCATCGTCGTCATGCCCTGGAAGCTGTACTCCTCGGCGCTGGTGATCCAGTACTTCCTGGGGGCGCTGGGGGCCTTCCTCGGCCCTCTGGTGGCGATTCTGCTCGTCGACTACTACCTGGTGCGCCGCGGCCGGATCGATGTCGATGCGCTGTTCTCGACCGATGCCCGCGGCGCGTACTTCTACCGCAGGGGCTTCAACCCGAAGGCCGTCACCGCTTTCCTGCCGGCCGCCGCGGTCTCCGCCGCGCTCGCCCTGGTCCCGGCCTTCGATGCGGTGGCGCCGTTCTCCTGGATCTTCGGAATGGGGCTTTCCGGCGGGCTCTACCTCCTGGTCGCCGGCCGCGACCGGTCCGCGACGGGCGCCGCCCCGGTCCCGGACGAGATCATCCCGTCGCAGGTCAGGGCGGCTGTGGAGGAGGAGCCGGTGGTGTCAGGGGGAGTCGGTCCGGCCGGTGCGCCGGTGCCGGTGAAGGGGTCTTGA
- the alc gene encoding allantoicase — protein MTTAGLPHYTGDAGPYAGGDPYADYRTPGPDGFPFTHLPDLADRRLGAGVLAANDEFFAERENLLRPEPAHFDPGAFGHKGKIMDGWETRRRRGPDGAHPFPADEDHDWALIRLGAPGVIHGIVVDTAHFRGNYPQSVSVEGTCREGSPSPAELLADDVPWTTLVPRTEVGGHAANGFVVDTARRFTHLRLNQHPDGGIARLRAHGEVVPAPGWLAALGTFDVAALENGGQVEDASDRFYSSPTHTIQPGRSRKMDDGWETRRRRGTGNDWVRYRLTEQSVIRAVEIDTGCLKGNAAGWAALSGRDGEHGEWTELLPRTRLQPDTVHRFLLAGAPPATHVRIDIFPDGGIARLRLHGSLTEEGARRLGARHDELSG, from the coding sequence ATGACCACCGCCGGCCTCCCCCACTACACCGGCGACGCCGGCCCCTACGCGGGCGGCGACCCCTACGCCGACTACCGCACCCCCGGCCCCGACGGCTTCCCCTTCACCCACCTCCCCGACCTCGCCGACCGGCGGCTGGGCGCGGGTGTGCTCGCTGCCAATGACGAGTTCTTCGCCGAGCGGGAGAACCTCCTGCGGCCCGAGCCCGCCCACTTCGACCCCGGGGCCTTCGGCCACAAGGGCAAGATCATGGACGGCTGGGAGACCCGCAGACGCCGCGGCCCCGACGGTGCGCACCCGTTCCCGGCGGACGAGGACCACGACTGGGCGCTGATCCGGCTCGGGGCGCCCGGAGTGATCCACGGCATCGTCGTCGACACCGCCCACTTCCGCGGCAATTACCCCCAGTCCGTCAGCGTCGAAGGCACCTGCCGCGAGGGCTCCCCGTCGCCGGCCGAACTCCTCGCCGACGACGTGCCCTGGACGACCCTCGTCCCGCGCACCGAAGTCGGCGGGCACGCCGCCAACGGCTTCGTCGTCGACACCGCCCGCCGCTTCACCCATCTGCGTCTCAACCAGCATCCCGACGGCGGCATCGCCCGACTCCGGGCCCACGGCGAGGTCGTCCCCGCGCCCGGCTGGCTGGCCGCGCTGGGCACGTTCGACGTCGCCGCCCTGGAGAACGGCGGTCAGGTCGAGGACGCCTCGGACCGCTTCTACTCCTCGCCCACGCACACCATCCAGCCGGGCCGCTCCCGCAAGATGGACGACGGCTGGGAGACCCGGCGCCGCCGCGGCACCGGCAACGACTGGGTCCGCTACCGCCTCACCGAACAGTCCGTGATCCGCGCGGTGGAGATCGACACCGGCTGCCTCAAGGGCAATGCGGCTGGCTGGGCAGCGCTGTCCGGACGCGACGGTGAGCACGGCGAATGGACCGAACTCCTGCCCCGCACCCGCCTGCAACCCGACACCGTCCACCGCTTCCTGCTCGCCGGCGCACCGCCCGCCACCCACGTCCGGATCGACATCTTCCCGGACGGCGGCATAGCCCGGCTGCGCCTGCACGGCTCACTCACCGAGGAGGGCGCCCGCCGGCTCGGCGCCCGCCACGACGAGCTGAGCGGCTGA